The Streptomyces sp. CC0208 genome window below encodes:
- a CDS encoding GntR family transcriptional regulator, which yields MSEERGKGPTILATLRSRISDGEYRPGYNLPPQRALAEEFEVSRDTIQRVLMELKTEGWIESRRGSGSKVRVTLPIHVPTQTKVPPGRIALGPFVDRAFAQPVVELDVFTFTSESLDTHLRLQAEKIRNGQIPAPVRITLRILLPSDATELPYPRARAATKSALDVTELDRILQARTREIIRRHTSSLRNALRNLKTDGLVPDVEVLVREVPLVPTHKLYLRRGVEGLIGPYKIVERTILMDDDTEIDAWDVLGLGSTLIRLANDEGDPNATGSVFMQTWQEWFDSCWRRYDLS from the coding sequence GGTTACAACCTGCCCCCGCAGCGTGCTCTCGCCGAAGAGTTCGAGGTCTCGCGCGACACGATCCAGCGAGTCCTGATGGAGCTGAAGACCGAGGGCTGGATCGAGTCCCGACGGGGCAGCGGCTCGAAAGTCCGGGTGACGCTGCCCATCCACGTGCCGACCCAGACGAAGGTGCCACCTGGCCGTATAGCGCTCGGTCCCTTTGTCGATCGTGCCTTTGCCCAACCGGTCGTGGAACTGGACGTCTTCACGTTCACGTCGGAGAGCCTCGACACTCACCTGCGGCTCCAGGCCGAGAAGATCCGCAACGGTCAGATCCCCGCACCGGTACGCATCACGCTCCGGATACTGCTGCCTTCCGACGCGACCGAGCTGCCGTATCCGCGCGCCAGGGCGGCGACGAAGTCCGCCCTCGATGTGACGGAACTGGACCGGATCCTGCAGGCCCGGACGCGGGAGATCATTCGGAGGCACACCTCTTCCCTGCGCAATGCACTGCGCAACCTCAAGACGGACGGACTGGTGCCCGATGTGGAGGTGCTGGTCCGTGAGGTTCCCCTCGTGCCGACGCACAAGCTGTATCTGCGGCGTGGCGTCGAGGGGCTGATCGGCCCGTACAAGATCGTGGAGCGCACGATCCTGATGGACGACGACACGGAGATCGACGCCTGGGATGTCCTGGGACTGGGCTCGACTCTCATACGTCTCGCCAATGACGAGGGCGATCCCAACGCCACCGGTTCCGTGTTCATGCAGACCTGGCAGGAGTGGTTCGACTCCTGCTGGCGCCGCTACGACCTGTCCTGA
- a CDS encoding GntR family transcriptional regulator encodes MSTWSGSDEGGRKSQELKSALLADITEGEYDEGTLLPSQRELAAKYQVSRDTVQRVLGVLADEGWIESRQGRGSVVLRTQTVRSSVRGNAAARRVTLGPLIASAFAAPDVTLDVFTLTSEVLYTHVRVQEERIRARQIRPATIRIRIMTPSDDQLLPFPYALGDPDDDRPQKHLQGIRKYHTDNLVRRLKELDRDTDGLSATVEIRRAPLVPYSKLYIFNGAEVVTGPYVPTERPITLDDGTTLDVVDVMGFDSTLTHCAKDDDPESQDSLIVSSWQRWFDSTWRLLAT; translated from the coding sequence GTGAGCACCTGGAGTGGGTCCGATGAGGGCGGTCGGAAGTCCCAGGAGCTGAAGAGCGCCCTGCTCGCGGACATCACGGAGGGCGAGTACGACGAAGGGACTCTCCTGCCGTCGCAGCGCGAGCTCGCCGCGAAGTACCAGGTGTCCCGCGACACGGTCCAGCGTGTGCTGGGCGTCCTGGCCGACGAAGGATGGATCGAGTCGCGCCAGGGCAGGGGATCGGTGGTGCTGCGCACGCAGACCGTCCGATCGAGCGTGCGCGGCAACGCCGCTGCGAGGCGTGTGACTCTCGGGCCCCTGATCGCGTCCGCGTTCGCGGCCCCCGATGTCACGCTGGACGTGTTCACGCTCACGTCGGAGGTGCTCTATACCCATGTGCGGGTGCAGGAGGAGCGCATCCGGGCCCGGCAGATCAGGCCGGCGACGATCAGGATTCGCATCATGACGCCGTCCGACGACCAGCTGCTGCCGTTCCCCTACGCACTGGGCGACCCAGACGACGACAGGCCGCAGAAGCATCTTCAGGGCATCAGGAAGTACCACACGGACAACCTCGTCCGCCGCCTCAAGGAACTCGACCGGGACACTGATGGCCTGAGTGCCACGGTGGAGATCCGCAGGGCCCCTCTCGTGCCCTACTCGAAGCTCTACATTTTCAATGGAGCCGAGGTGGTCACAGGGCCGTACGTGCCGACCGAGCGGCCCATAACCCTCGACGACGGAACCACCCTGGACGTCGTCGACGTCATGGGCTTCGACTCCACGCTGACCCACTGCGCCAAGGACGACGACCCCGAGTCCCAGGACTCGCTGATCGTGAGCAGCTGGCAGAGGTGGTTCGACAGCACGTGGCGGCTGTTGGCGACGTAA
- a CDS encoding aminoglycoside phosphotransferase family protein produces MPIGAWPDRGGEVRDAVLSVFRRNEYMREIDTGARVASPGTGCDGLVGTCPVDKPVDSVAVGVLARFLAQLTLVRKEALPALPAEWSRNERDSRAYLDTLVRHAKRRMLDPNWTAIGGLFAVLGVPGDRLVRFAEQVPAMSRRPYGLLLTNLARDNVTILEGPKLAEAGLDWTSASYGDPLHGLAGHVVRMRYPQDQVNEVVQAWACEMRRIRPPAVSGLDRDLPYYLDFERIHAAYDDVIRAARSLGDSIENLALLAAASDIGTALKRAAGLLGMSEVPPEKEIADALFRWQAARLVRAAERVPDSLFRWRCDDRVPERDDFPSDLVRRALAVEGVAPADRVFRGTAHLNTVVQLENYPDPVVVRRETAAAPRREQGLLPEHAVLQVIERSGVQVRAPRILALGYDDRRRHVAIHTYEGPGGRSPQHPVDGLLPAEADELVDELAALAEVDHSSLPSNEPEGGFYRWLAERLADFVAALPDATLRAADQRGLPDGDLLRQILGRYKVSDRAPVLLHGDLNPWNLVRAGRQGGLTIIDWEMGMIGDPLYDLVRHLHLTPTRTEMRVRMFDRWSKKLPAECVVGWEEDWRVYRYIEQIRSAYVDLDRMTTGAALSTPNVRRAVDAYEMTLSAATGSLGLRRRVVPKVPASLKVS; encoded by the coding sequence GTGCCGATCGGGGCTTGGCCTGACCGCGGGGGCGAAGTCCGGGATGCCGTTCTTTCGGTGTTTCGCCGGAATGAATATATGCGGGAGATCGACACGGGAGCGCGGGTGGCGTCCCCCGGAACCGGGTGCGACGGGTTGGTCGGCACCTGTCCGGTGGACAAGCCCGTCGACTCCGTGGCCGTCGGCGTATTGGCCCGGTTTCTCGCGCAGTTGACTCTCGTCCGCAAAGAGGCCCTGCCCGCGCTGCCCGCCGAGTGGTCGCGCAACGAGAGGGACAGCAGGGCTTATCTGGACACCCTCGTCCGGCATGCGAAGCGGCGGATGCTCGACCCCAACTGGACTGCGATTGGCGGGCTGTTCGCCGTACTCGGAGTGCCGGGTGACCGGCTGGTGAGGTTCGCCGAGCAGGTTCCTGCCATGTCCCGCCGGCCCTACGGTCTCCTGCTCACCAACCTCGCCCGCGACAACGTCACCATCCTGGAGGGGCCCAAGCTCGCGGAGGCGGGTCTCGACTGGACCTCGGCGTCGTATGGTGACCCGCTGCACGGTCTCGCCGGCCACGTGGTGCGGATGCGTTATCCCCAGGACCAAGTGAACGAGGTCGTCCAGGCGTGGGCATGCGAGATGCGGCGTATCCGGCCGCCGGCCGTCAGCGGGCTCGACCGTGACCTGCCGTACTACCTCGACTTCGAGCGCATCCACGCCGCGTACGACGACGTGATCCGTGCGGCGAGGTCTCTTGGTGACTCGATCGAAAACCTCGCGCTGCTGGCGGCGGCCTCCGATATCGGTACGGCCCTGAAGCGGGCCGCCGGCCTGCTCGGCATGTCCGAGGTCCCGCCCGAGAAGGAGATCGCGGACGCCCTGTTTCGGTGGCAGGCCGCGCGTCTCGTGCGTGCGGCCGAGCGGGTGCCGGACTCGCTGTTCCGGTGGCGGTGTGACGACCGTGTCCCCGAACGGGACGACTTCCCGTCGGATCTGGTGCGCCGTGCCTTGGCGGTAGAGGGTGTCGCCCCAGCCGATCGGGTCTTCCGCGGGACGGCGCATCTCAACACCGTCGTGCAGCTCGAGAACTACCCCGACCCCGTGGTGGTCCGTCGCGAGACCGCGGCGGCCCCGCGCCGTGAGCAAGGGCTCCTGCCCGAACATGCCGTACTGCAGGTGATCGAGCGGTCCGGCGTGCAGGTGCGGGCCCCACGGATCCTGGCGCTGGGTTACGACGATCGCCGACGCCACGTCGCGATCCATACGTACGAGGGTCCCGGGGGCCGGTCTCCCCAGCATCCCGTGGACGGGCTGCTGCCCGCTGAGGCGGACGAACTCGTCGACGAACTCGCCGCGCTCGCCGAGGTGGATCATTCGTCCCTGCCGTCCAACGAGCCGGAGGGGGGCTTCTACCGCTGGCTGGCCGAGCGGCTTGCCGACTTCGTCGCCGCTCTTCCCGACGCGACCCTGCGGGCCGCTGACCAGCGAGGTCTGCCGGACGGTGATCTGCTCCGGCAGATCCTCGGCCGTTACAAAGTGAGTGACCGGGCCCCCGTTCTGCTCCACGGCGACCTCAACCCCTGGAATCTGGTGCGTGCCGGACGCCAGGGCGGGCTGACGATCATCGACTGGGAGATGGGGATGATCGGCGATCCCCTGTACGACCTCGTACGCCATCTGCATCTGACACCGACGCGGACGGAGATGCGGGTGCGCATGTTCGACCGCTGGAGCAAGAAGCTTCCTGCCGAGTGTGTCGTGGGGTGGGAGGAGGACTGGCGGGTCTACCGCTACATCGAGCAGATTCGTTCTGCCTACGTGGACCTGGACCGGATGACGACGGGAGCAGCACTGAGCACCCCGAACGTCCGACGGGCCGTCGACGCGTACGAGATGACCCTGTCCGCCGCCACAGGCTCTCTGGGGCTGCGCAGGCGTGTTGTGCCGAAGGTGCCTGCCTCGCTCAAGGTGTCCTGA
- a CDS encoding TetR family transcriptional regulator yields the protein MTAPGLRERKKQRMYETVSEIAVRLFLEKGFDAVSVAEIAAAAEISKPTLFRYFPAKEDLVLHRIADHEDEAARVVSQSDEAPLVALRRHFLDGLERKDPVTGLNDHPDVLAFHSLLYGTPALVARAHGHLERQEAALAEVLGGDLDARLAAGQIIAVRRILAMENWGRIAKGESVEDVRGDAVAAAERGFGVLADGLPWLA from the coding sequence ATGACCGCCCCCGGCCTGCGTGAGCGCAAGAAGCAGCGGATGTACGAGACCGTGTCCGAGATCGCCGTCCGGCTGTTTCTGGAGAAGGGCTTCGACGCCGTCTCCGTGGCCGAGATCGCCGCCGCCGCAGAGATCTCCAAGCCGACCCTGTTCCGGTACTTCCCGGCCAAGGAGGATCTCGTCCTCCACCGGATCGCCGATCATGAGGACGAGGCGGCGCGGGTCGTGAGCCAGTCGGACGAGGCGCCGCTCGTGGCCCTGCGGCGGCACTTCCTGGACGGGCTGGAGCGGAAGGATCCCGTCACCGGGCTCAATGATCACCCCGACGTCCTGGCCTTTCACTCGCTGCTCTACGGCACCCCCGCCCTTGTCGCCCGTGCCCACGGTCATCTGGAACGGCAGGAGGCCGCGCTCGCCGAGGTGCTCGGGGGAGATCTCGACGCGCGGCTGGCCGCCGGGCAGATCATCGCCGTGCGGCGGATTCTCGCTATGGAGAACTGGGGGCGGATTGCGAAAGGGGAGTCCGTCGAGGACGTTCGTGGGGATGCCGTGGCCGCGGCCGAGCGAGGGTTCGGGGTGCTGGCGGACGGGTTGCCGTGGCTCGCCTGA
- a CDS encoding AAA family ATPase: MTSADPAPRLALKESLHLERVHHDRCRTALAAMVDGAQEQVVVGEDVSASGADAEVLGYQLRSQAKEMRELPDGPLFFGKLEFDRGDHAGQAYHLGRLRITEHPAAPPLVVDWRAPVSRAFYQASARDPQGVAVRRRFGWAAGSKGESADLTGLEDEHLSKGDSGPSAIVAREIERPRVGPMRDIAATIQPEQDDLVRGDLALSVCVQGAPGTGKTAVGLHRAAYLLYTHPQRMRRGGLLVLGPNRTFLSYISQVLPALGETGVRQSTLQDEIARHPVTGTDARATAVLKHDPRMAEVLRRALYARATTAHVNSLEIKDGSYSWRVGAGELARIVADVREEEPPYGTGRERVRSRVVRCVQLQAERRAGPQNGAWVQRVSRSRVIGAFLDAVWPKVRPEEVVAELLGDQEKLAAAADGVLDAEEQKHLLWARPPRSWKSARWSAADLVLLDEAAGLVEHPEGYGHLVVDEAQDLSPMECRAIARRARFGSVTVLGDLAQGTTPWAARSWDTVLRHLGKPDAAVVPLTIGFRVPQAVVGLANRLLGRLDVEVPEGRSLRGDGELVLRPTPPDALPDAVVDAVRGSLAHEGSVGVVAADADVDRVRQALDAAGIAAAGPDELGARVSVVPAGVVKGLEYDHVVAVEPAAIAEAEERGLHRLYVVLTRAVSRLVVVHGRPLPF; this comes from the coding sequence ATGACGTCAGCCGATCCCGCTCCCCGTCTCGCCCTGAAAGAGTCCCTGCACCTCGAGCGCGTCCACCACGACCGTTGCCGTACCGCCCTGGCCGCCATGGTCGACGGGGCGCAGGAACAGGTCGTCGTCGGGGAGGACGTCTCCGCCTCGGGGGCCGATGCCGAAGTCCTCGGGTATCAGTTGCGGAGTCAGGCCAAGGAGATGCGGGAGCTTCCCGATGGGCCCTTGTTCTTCGGGAAGCTGGAGTTCGACCGCGGCGACCATGCCGGGCAGGCGTATCACCTGGGCCGGCTCCGGATCACCGAGCACCCCGCCGCCCCGCCCCTGGTCGTCGACTGGCGTGCGCCCGTCTCCCGGGCCTTCTACCAGGCGAGCGCCCGCGATCCGCAGGGGGTCGCGGTACGGCGACGGTTCGGGTGGGCGGCGGGCAGCAAGGGGGAGTCCGCCGACCTCACCGGGCTGGAGGACGAGCACCTGAGCAAGGGGGATTCGGGGCCCAGTGCCATCGTCGCCCGGGAGATCGAACGGCCCCGTGTCGGGCCCATGCGGGACATCGCCGCGACCATCCAGCCCGAGCAGGACGATCTCGTACGAGGGGACCTCGCCCTCTCCGTGTGTGTCCAGGGGGCTCCCGGGACCGGCAAGACCGCCGTCGGGCTGCATCGTGCCGCCTATCTGCTGTACACCCACCCGCAGCGGATGCGGCGCGGCGGGCTTCTCGTGCTCGGACCCAACCGGACCTTCCTCTCCTACATCTCCCAGGTGCTGCCCGCGCTCGGGGAGACCGGCGTACGGCAGTCCACGCTTCAGGACGAGATCGCCCGCCACCCGGTCACCGGGACCGATGCCCGCGCCACCGCCGTCCTGAAGCACGACCCCCGGATGGCGGAGGTGCTGCGCCGGGCGCTGTACGCGCGTGCCACGACTGCACACGTCAACTCCCTGGAGATCAAGGACGGTTCGTACAGCTGGCGGGTCGGGGCCGGTGAACTCGCGCGGATCGTGGCGGACGTACGGGAGGAGGAGCCGCCCTACGGGACCGGGCGGGAGCGGGTGCGCAGCCGGGTGGTGCGGTGTGTGCAGTTGCAGGCCGAGCGGCGGGCCGGGCCGCAGAACGGCGCCTGGGTGCAGCGGGTTTCGCGGTCCCGGGTGATCGGGGCGTTCCTCGACGCCGTGTGGCCCAAGGTGCGGCCCGAGGAGGTCGTAGCCGAACTGCTGGGTGATCAAGAGAAGTTGGCGGCCGCCGCCGACGGGGTTCTCGATGCCGAGGAGCAGAAGCACCTGCTGTGGGCCAGGCCGCCGAGGTCGTGGAAGTCGGCGCGGTGGTCGGCGGCCGATCTGGTGCTGCTCGACGAGGCCGCCGGGCTGGTGGAACATCCTGAGGGGTACGGCCATCTCGTCGTCGACGAGGCGCAGGATCTGTCGCCGATGGAGTGCCGGGCGATCGCCCGCCGGGCCCGTTTCGGGTCGGTCACCGTGCTCGGGGACCTGGCGCAGGGGACCACGCCCTGGGCGGCCCGCTCGTGGGACACCGTCCTGCGGCACCTCGGCAAGCCGGACGCTGCCGTCGTACCGCTGACCATCGGGTTCCGGGTGCCGCAGGCCGTCGTCGGGCTTGCCAACCGGCTGCTCGGGCGACTGGATGTGGAGGTGCCGGAGGGGCGTTCCCTGCGCGGGGACGGGGAGTTGGTCCTCCGGCCCACTCCACCGGACGCCTTGCCGGACGCGGTCGTGGACGCCGTACGGGGCTCGCTCGCGCACGAGGGGTCCGTCGGGGTCGTCGCGGCCGACGCCGACGTGGACCGCGTACGGCAGGCCCTCGACGCGGCCGGGATCGCCGCCGCGGGGCCGGACGAGCTGGGTGCGCGGGTGAGCGTCGTACCGGCCGGTGTGGTCAAGGGGCTCGAGTACGACCATGTGGTGGCCGTCGAGCCTGCCGCGATCGCGGAGGCGGAGGAACGGGGGCTGCACCGGCTGTATGTCGTGCTGACCCGGGCGGTGTCGCGGCTGGTGGTGGTGCACGGGCGGCCGCTGCCGTTCTAG
- a CDS encoding nitroreductase/quinone reductase family protein — MPHPVQDFNQRIIDEFRANHGRVGGPFEGGRLILLTTTGARTGTPHTTPVGYLPDGGDRILVIASAGGSPRHPDWYRNLVANPQVTVESGVFTYEAKAVVLTGEERDRAFARAVESDRGWAVYQEKTDRVLPVVALHEIARPGPPNINASSPGEAVKLVHDVFRRELALIRKELAAGTGTSTLGAQLRVNCLTFCQGLHNHHTGEDVAMFPFLAERHPEAAPAFDRLRAEHEHIAALVEELRETLSGTDLDIVRAEVDRLTTELETHLTYEEEQLLPLLEHA, encoded by the coding sequence GTGCCCCACCCCGTCCAGGACTTCAACCAGCGGATCATCGACGAGTTCCGCGCGAACCACGGCCGGGTCGGCGGCCCCTTCGAGGGCGGCCGCCTGATCCTCCTGACCACCACCGGCGCCCGCACCGGCACCCCGCACACCACTCCCGTCGGCTATCTCCCCGACGGCGGCGACCGCATCCTCGTGATCGCCTCGGCGGGCGGCTCGCCCCGCCACCCCGACTGGTACCGCAATCTTGTCGCGAACCCTCAAGTCACCGTGGAAAGCGGGGTGTTCACCTACGAGGCGAAGGCGGTCGTCCTGACCGGCGAGGAACGGGACCGAGCCTTCGCGCGAGCCGTGGAGTCGGACCGCGGCTGGGCCGTGTACCAGGAGAAGACCGACCGGGTCCTCCCCGTGGTCGCCCTGCACGAGATCGCCCGCCCGGGCCCGCCGAACATCAACGCCTCCTCCCCGGGCGAGGCGGTCAAGCTCGTCCATGACGTCTTCCGCCGCGAACTGGCTCTCATCCGCAAGGAGTTGGCGGCAGGCACCGGCACCTCCACCCTCGGCGCCCAACTCCGCGTCAACTGCCTGACGTTCTGCCAGGGCCTGCACAACCACCACACCGGTGAGGACGTGGCGATGTTCCCCTTCCTGGCCGAGCGCCACCCCGAGGCCGCCCCGGCTTTCGACCGGCTGCGGGCCGAGCACGAACACATCGCCGCGCTGGTCGAGGAGTTGCGGGAGACCCTCTCCGGCACGGACCTCGACATCGTCCGCGCGGAGGTCGACCGTCTGACGACCGAGCTGGAAACCCATCTGACCTACGAGGAGGAACAGTTGCTGCCGCTGCTCGAACACGCCTGA
- a CDS encoding RraA family protein translates to MIETTEFADIPTTTLADLLGRDRVMDIGIRPLWGPGPVPVPRVAGPAFTVRCPPGDNLMLHAAIHRAPAGSVIVVESGDLDHALAGGNVCAVAQRRGVAGFVLDGLIRDLAEVREARFPVFARGVIPIPGAKSAVAPLGGSVRCGGVRVEAGDVVVADEEGVVAVPAARRADVLAAARAKLAKEAAETLDDWEAAHRARIDEILAQGGFEG, encoded by the coding sequence ATGATCGAGACCACCGAGTTTGCGGACATTCCCACGACCACTCTGGCCGATCTGCTCGGTCGCGACCGGGTCATGGACATCGGGATACGGCCGTTGTGGGGGCCGGGGCCGGTGCCGGTGCCGAGGGTCGCGGGACCCGCGTTCACCGTACGGTGCCCTCCCGGCGACAACCTCATGCTGCACGCGGCGATCCACCGCGCGCCGGCCGGCTCGGTGATCGTGGTCGAGTCGGGGGACCTCGACCACGCCCTGGCCGGCGGGAACGTGTGTGCGGTCGCGCAGCGGCGCGGAGTCGCCGGGTTCGTCCTCGACGGGCTGATCCGCGACCTGGCCGAGGTGCGGGAGGCCCGTTTCCCCGTCTTCGCGCGGGGTGTCATTCCGATCCCGGGCGCGAAGAGCGCCGTGGCGCCGCTGGGCGGGAGCGTGCGGTGCGGCGGGGTGCGGGTCGAGGCCGGGGATGTGGTGGTCGCCGACGAGGAGGGGGTCGTGGCGGTCCCCGCCGCACGGCGGGCCGACGTCCTCGCCGCTGCCCGCGCCAAGCTGGCGAAGGAGGCGGCCGAGACGCTCGACGACTGGGAGGCGGCGCACCGGGCTCGTATCGACGAGATCCTCGCGCAGGGCGGGTTCGAGGGCTGA
- a CDS encoding HAD domain-containing protein has protein sequence MLLFLDVDGTLLPFGAAGPYPLYEPAYPLPGAVSDHPLLTRVDPALGARLTSLGCELVWATTWGDDANAVLAPWLGLPRLPLVDWSDSDDEEEQPGLHWKTRSLVSWAAGRPFVWVDDEITDADRAWVAAGHPQRALLHRVDHQVGLTEGDFAVLEEWLTGGEW, from the coding sequence ATGCTTCTCTTTCTGGACGTCGACGGGACGCTGCTGCCGTTCGGGGCGGCGGGGCCGTATCCGCTGTACGAACCGGCCTATCCGCTGCCTGGGGCCGTCAGCGATCACCCGCTGCTGACGCGCGTGGACCCCGCGCTCGGTGCGCGGCTGACGTCGCTCGGCTGTGAGCTGGTGTGGGCCACGACCTGGGGTGACGATGCCAACGCCGTCCTGGCGCCCTGGCTCGGGTTGCCCCGGCTGCCGCTCGTGGACTGGTCGGACTCGGACGACGAGGAGGAGCAGCCCGGCCTGCACTGGAAGACCCGCTCCCTCGTCTCCTGGGCGGCCGGACGACCGTTCGTCTGGGTCGACGACGAGATCACCGATGCTGACAGGGCCTGGGTGGCGGCCGGTCATCCACAACGGGCTCTCCTGCACCGAGTGGATCACCAAGTGGGGCTCACGGAAGGGGACTTCGCGGTGCTGGAGGAGTGGCTGACGGGAGGGGAGTGGTGA
- a CDS encoding class I SAM-dependent methyltransferase, which translates to MADEGFTHPRLAAIYDALDPDRSDLDAYVRMVEEFGARQVLDVGCGTGVFALLLAGRGVEVVGVDPALASLDVARGKPGSERVRWIHGDARELPPLCVDLVTMTANVAQQIVGADAWRETLRGAYAALRPGGRLVFEARDPVRRAWEEWNREASYAVTDVPGAGEVERWVEVTAVDGQLVTFRWTYVFASDGRTLTSDSTLRFRERAEVEAELGVRGFVLEDVRDAPDRPGKELVFVARRP; encoded by the coding sequence ATGGCTGACGAAGGCTTCACCCATCCACGGCTCGCCGCGATCTACGACGCGCTCGATCCGGATCGCAGCGACCTCGACGCGTACGTCCGCATGGTCGAGGAGTTCGGGGCGCGGCAGGTGCTGGATGTCGGCTGCGGGACAGGGGTGTTCGCGCTGCTGCTGGCCGGGCGGGGTGTCGAGGTCGTCGGAGTCGATCCCGCCCTGGCCTCGCTCGACGTGGCCCGGGGGAAACCGGGGAGCGAGCGGGTGCGCTGGATCCATGGCGATGCCCGCGAACTGCCCCCGCTGTGCGTCGACTTGGTGACCATGACGGCCAACGTCGCCCAGCAGATCGTAGGGGCGGATGCCTGGCGGGAGACGCTGCGGGGGGCGTACGCGGCGCTACGGCCCGGTGGGCGGCTGGTGTTCGAGGCGCGGGACCCCGTGCGGCGGGCCTGGGAGGAGTGGAACCGGGAGGCGTCGTACGCCGTGACGGACGTGCCCGGTGCCGGGGAGGTGGAGCGCTGGGTCGAAGTGACCGCTGTGGACGGGCAGTTGGTGACGTTCCGGTGGACCTATGTGTTCGCCTCGGACGGGCGGACGCTGACCTCGGACTCGACGTTGCGCTTCCGGGAGCGGGCGGAGGTCGAGGCGGAACTGGGCGTGCGGGGGTTCGTGCTGGAGGACGTACGGGATGCGCCGGACCGGCCGGGCAAGGAGCTGGTGTTCGTGGCGCGGCGACCCTAG
- a CDS encoding VOC family protein, with protein MALRPVQVNIKAVDALAVGRFWAEALGWTAYRPGVTTYVGPAGGLVWPDPVALGIDVVPVPEPKSATKNRVHLDLATTSADHQAELVARLRAAGATPVDVGQGDVPWTVLADPEGNEFCVLEPREVYRDTGPIAAVVVDCVDPRAMARFWGAATDWTPHEVTDDQATLRSAAGTGPYLEFLRSPDGKTVPDRVHLDLLPYPGDDKAAEVHRLRALGATDLDLGQGDVPWTCLSDPEGHEFCVLARS; from the coding sequence ATGGCGCTGCGACCTGTTCAGGTGAACATCAAGGCTGTCGACGCGTTGGCGGTCGGCCGGTTCTGGGCGGAGGCCCTCGGGTGGACTGCCTACCGTCCCGGTGTGACCACCTACGTCGGCCCCGCGGGCGGTCTCGTCTGGCCGGACCCGGTCGCCTTGGGTATCGACGTCGTGCCCGTCCCGGAACCCAAGTCGGCGACGAAGAACCGGGTGCATCTCGATCTCGCCACCACCTCCGCGGACCATCAGGCGGAGTTGGTCGCGCGTCTGAGGGCCGCCGGTGCGACGCCCGTCGACGTCGGCCAGGGCGACGTGCCGTGGACGGTCCTCGCCGACCCCGAGGGCAACGAGTTCTGCGTGCTGGAGCCCAGGGAGGTCTACCGGGACACCGGGCCGATCGCGGCCGTGGTCGTGGACTGTGTGGATCCGCGGGCCATGGCCCGGTTCTGGGGCGCGGCGACGGACTGGACCCCGCACGAGGTGACCGACGATCAGGCGACGCTGCGTTCCGCCGCGGGGACCGGCCCGTATCTGGAGTTCCTCCGCTCCCCCGACGGGAAGACCGTGCCGGACCGCGTCCATCTCGACCTGCTGCCGTACCCGGGTGACGACAAGGCCGCGGAGGTGCACCGGCTGCGTGCCCTCGGCGCCACCGACCTCGACCTCGGCCAGGGTGACGTCCCGTGGACATGTCTGTCCGACCCGGAGGGCCACGAGTTCTGCGTCCTCGCCCGGTCCTGA
- a CDS encoding dihydrofolate reductase family protein, with protein sequence MAGKVFFSVTMSLDGFMAPEAVPVEYVFSPEGHHDPRAQRWLAKWSELQAWLFPQRWFRENLKLGEGGEEGLDNDIARATYERTGASVMGKRMFDAGELAWPEEAPFHTPVFVVTHTERDPWERPGGTTFHFVNDGIESALLQAREAAGDRDVRIAGGAETIQQYLDSGLIDEFSITLAPVLFGTGIRLFDHVAPDRLTLDQTHSDASSRVTHLTYTVAKR encoded by the coding sequence ATGGCCGGGAAGGTGTTCTTCAGTGTGACGATGTCGCTGGACGGCTTCATGGCGCCCGAGGCCGTACCCGTCGAGTACGTGTTCTCGCCCGAAGGACACCACGACCCGAGGGCCCAGCGCTGGTTGGCGAAGTGGTCGGAGCTGCAGGCGTGGCTGTTCCCGCAGCGCTGGTTCCGGGAGAACCTCAAGCTCGGCGAGGGCGGCGAGGAAGGCCTCGACAACGACATCGCACGGGCCACGTACGAGCGCACCGGCGCGAGCGTCATGGGCAAGCGGATGTTCGACGCCGGCGAGCTGGCCTGGCCGGAGGAGGCGCCGTTCCACACCCCGGTGTTCGTCGTCACCCACACCGAGCGCGACCCGTGGGAGCGGCCGGGCGGCACCACCTTCCACTTCGTCAACGACGGCATCGAGAGCGCGCTGCTCCAGGCCCGCGAGGCCGCCGGCGACCGTGACGTCCGCATCGCTGGCGGCGCCGAGACGATCCAGCAGTACCTGGACAGCGGCCTGATCGACGAGTTCTCGATCACGCTCGCACCCGTCCTGTTCGGCACCGGCATCCGCCTGTTCGACCACGTGGCCCCCGACCGCCTCACCCTCGACCAGACCCACTCGGACGCGTCGTCCCGGGTGACGCACCTGACGTACACCGTCGCGAAACGCTAG